Proteins found in one Campylobacter canadensis genomic segment:
- a CDS encoding AzlC family ABC transporter permease, translated as MIKNIKIALIDTFGVLIAYVVMGIAFGILAYSNSFSFIEVLFSAVFVFSGSLQFLLLNLLANNAGIFEILLACILINTRHFFYVLGTLNYFKTMGFIKFYAIFALTDESFAILGSKQYSKQIALLILFFNHLYWISGCVLGYLLASVLKSDYSALSFSLNALFIVLAYELYIKNKEKLVFLIAIVISFLGLIFIDKDLMILSCIFSALIILLIGKKLCLIR; from the coding sequence ATGATAAAAAATATTAAAATAGCATTAATTGATACTTTTGGCGTTTTAATAGCCTATGTGGTAATGGGAATAGCTTTTGGAATTTTAGCTTATTCTAATTCTTTTAGCTTTATTGAAGTTTTATTTTCTGCTGTTTTTGTGTTTTCTGGTTCTTTACAATTTTTATTATTAAATTTACTTGCAAATAATGCAGGAATTTTTGAAATTCTTTTAGCTTGTATTTTAATCAATACAAGGCATTTTTTTTATGTTTTAGGTACTTTAAATTATTTTAAAACTATGGGTTTTATAAAATTCTATGCAATTTTTGCACTTACTGATGAAAGTTTTGCAATTTTAGGCTCAAAACAATATTCAAAGCAAATAGCCTTATTAATTTTATTTTTTAATCACTTATATTGGATTAGCGGCTGTGTTTTAGGCTATTTATTAGCTAGTGTTTTAAAATCAGATTACAGTGCTTTAAGCTTTAGCTTAAATGCGTTATTTATAGTTTTAGCTTATGAATTATATATAAAAAATAAAGAAAAATTAGTCTTTTTAATAGCTATTGTAATATCTTTTTTAGGCTTAATTTTTATTGATAAAGATTTAATGATTTTAAGTTGTATTTTTTCAGCTTTAATTATTTTATTAATTGGAAAGAAACTATGTCTTATACGATGA
- a CDS encoding lysophospholipid acyltransferase family protein, with translation MAKFKIKLLAFLIFIILKMLFLTCKKKYFGQKYLPSEPCVVLFWHGKLAMMAFIFHFLKKNGYKKTPYVLISNHKDGELIASVMEFFNIKAVRGSTYDEPIKALKQIQEIIKSGNDVYITPDGPRGPYHSVSLGSYKLAVKKNLNVVLMSNSANRFYQAKSWDKMILAKPFSKIAFIISKPIKLKEENALNDILNNFDILDKELNKEGFYA, from the coding sequence ATGGCGAAATTCAAGATTAAATTATTAGCATTTTTAATTTTTATAATACTAAAAATGCTATTTTTAACTTGTAAAAAAAAGTATTTTGGGCAAAAATATTTACCTAGCGAACCTTGTGTTGTATTGTTTTGGCATGGAAAATTAGCTATGATGGCTTTTATATTTCATTTTTTAAAGAAAAATGGTTATAAAAAAACACCTTATGTATTAATAAGTAATCATAAAGATGGCGAATTGATAGCTAGTGTTATGGAGTTTTTTAATATTAAAGCTGTTAGAGGTAGCACTTATGATGAGCCAATTAAAGCCCTAAAACAAATTCAAGAAATTATAAAATCAGGAAACGATGTTTATATAACTCCTGATGGTCCAAGAGGTCCTTATCATAGTGTTTCGCTAGGTTCATACAAATTAGCTGTTAAAAAAAATCTAAATGTTGTTTTGATGAGTAATTCTGCAAATAGATTTTATCAAGCAAAAAGCTGGGATAAAATGATTTTAGCAAAGCCATTTTCTAAAATTGCCTTTATAATTTCAAAACCTATAAAATTAAAAGAAGAAAATGCGTTAAACGATATATTAAACAATTTTGATATTTTAGACAAAGAATTAAATAAGGAAGGTTTTTATGCGTGA
- the miaB gene encoding tRNA (N6-isopentenyl adenosine(37)-C2)-methylthiotransferase MiaB: MSKKLFIQTLGCAMNVRDSERMIAELTQKEGYELTNNEAEADLILINTCSVREKPVHKLFSEVGGFVKNKKEGAKIGVCGCTASHLGSEIFKKAPQVDFVLGARNVSKITQAIKTPKFISNDINHDESEFAFAEFRNSIYKSYINIMAGCDKKCAYCIVPHTRGDELSIPFEIIKNEVTKAVLSGAKEVFLLGQNVNNYGKRFSKEHRKMDFSDLLNELSLISGLKRIRFTSPHPLHMDDKFLETFTSNPVICKSMHMPLQSGSTQILKAMKRGYTKEWFLNRALKLRKMCSDVSISTDIIVAFPGESDEDFNETLEVMKELEFEQIFSFKYSKRPLTLAASMPNQIDELTASKRLKTLQDLYNSILDKISKKQDGKVFEVFFEELKENNQIVGRSDNNFLINVNGSEELLGCFKKVKINKTSRTTLYGEIQD, encoded by the coding sequence TTGAGTAAAAAATTATTTATACAAACCCTAGGCTGCGCTATGAATGTAAGAGATAGCGAAAGAATGATAGCTGAACTTACGCAAAAAGAAGGCTATGAGCTTACTAATAACGAAGCTGAGGCGGATTTAATTTTAATAAACACTTGTTCTGTTAGAGAAAAACCTGTACATAAATTATTTAGTGAAGTAGGCGGTTTTGTAAAAAATAAAAAAGAAGGTGCTAAGATTGGCGTTTGCGGTTGTACGGCTTCACACTTAGGTAGTGAAATTTTTAAAAAGGCACCTCAAGTTGATTTTGTTTTAGGCGCTAGAAATGTAAGTAAAATTACTCAAGCAATTAAAACACCTAAATTTATAAGTAATGATATTAATCACGACGAAAGTGAATTTGCTTTTGCTGAATTTAGAAATAGTATTTATAAATCATACATAAATATTATGGCAGGTTGTGATAAAAAATGTGCTTATTGTATTGTGCCACATACTCGTGGAGATGAACTTAGCATTCCATTTGAAATTATTAAAAATGAAGTAACTAAGGCGGTTTTAAGTGGTGCTAAAGAGGTATTTTTGCTAGGACAAAATGTTAATAATTATGGAAAAAGATTTTCTAAAGAGCATAGAAAAATGGATTTTTCTGATTTATTAAATGAACTTAGTTTAATATCTGGATTAAAAAGAATTAGATTTACAAGTCCGCATCCATTGCACATGGATGATAAGTTTTTAGAAACTTTTACATCTAATCCTGTAATCTGTAAGAGTATGCATATGCCATTACAAAGCGGTTCAACACAAATTTTAAAAGCTATGAAAAGAGGATATACAAAAGAATGGTTTTTAAATAGAGCTTTAAAGCTTAGAAAAATGTGTAGCGATGTTAGCATTTCTACTGATATTATTGTTGCTTTTCCTGGAGAAAGCGATGAGGATTTTAATGAAACTTTAGAAGTGATGAAAGAATTAGAATTTGAGCAAATTTTTTCATTTAAGTATTCAAAAAGACCGCTTACTTTAGCAGCAAGTATGCCTAATCAAATTGATGAACTTACTGCATCAAAAAGGTTAAAAACCTTGCAAGATTTATATAATAGCATTCTTGATAAAATTAGTAAAAAGCAAGATGGTAAAGTTTTTGAAGTATTTTTTGAAGAATTAAAAGAAAATAATCAAATAGTAGGTAGAAGTGATAACAATTTTTTAATTAATGTAAATGGTAGTGAAGAATTATTAGGTTGTTTTAAAAAAGTAAAGATAAACAAAACATCAAGGACAACTCTTTATGGCGAAATTCAAGATTAA
- a CDS encoding HP0268 family nuclease — translation MKLKLAKQTLQSKAKEINIEEALEILNTDRVIFLDCSNTKEEISKLVDKLKDKKVYVNTVKYGLLEDEYIYEVHTL, via the coding sequence ATGAAATTAAAATTAGCAAAACAAACTTTGCAATCAAAAGCAAAAGAAATAAATATTGAAGAAGCATTAGAAATTTTAAATACTGATAGGGTTATATTTTTAGATTGTTCAAACACAAAAGAAGAAATTTCAAAATTGGTTGATAAATTAAAAGACAAAAAAGTGTATGTAAATACTGTTAAATATGGTCTTTTAGAAGATGAATATATTTACGAGGTTCATACACTTTGA
- the nusA gene encoding transcription termination factor NusA — MERIIDIIESIANEKSLPIDEVKQKVIEAVINTAKRLFGENKNFSVDVKKSLSVYQNLIVVADNDELASDEDKYISLSKARKESSDVEISDVLNYEISFLNLDRTAINWLYKELEENIQRLLEEKLFEKYQAMIDKMIFGSVVFIDDDENTFIEFDEIRAVLPRRYRIKGEKFKIGDVLKAVIKSVRVDKKQGLRLEISRTSPKFLNALLALEVPEIKDGAIEIVNSARIPGERAKVLLRANSTSVDAVGACVGSKGVRINAISKELNGENIDCIEYSNEAALVVSRALAPAIINSVNIQDDIAHVHINTEQRNKAIGKQGINIRLCSMITGLQIQLNENKNEENGISAEEAKANLENLFKNI; from the coding sequence TTGGAAAGAATTATTGACATAATTGAATCAATTGCTAATGAAAAATCATTGCCTATTGATGAAGTAAAGCAAAAAGTTATTGAGGCTGTAATTAACACAGCTAAAAGATTATTTGGTGAAAATAAAAATTTTAGTGTTGATGTTAAAAAAAGTCTTAGTGTGTATCAAAATTTAATTGTTGTTGCTGATAATGATGAATTAGCAAGCGATGAAGATAAATATATTAGTTTAAGCAAGGCTAGAAAAGAATCAAGCGATGTTGAAATATCTGATGTTTTAAACTATGAAATTTCATTTTTAAATTTAGATAGAACAGCTATTAATTGGCTTTATAAAGAATTAGAAGAAAATATTCAAAGATTGCTTGAAGAAAAGCTATTTGAAAAATACCAAGCTATGATAGATAAAATGATTTTTGGTAGTGTTGTTTTTATTGATGATGATGAAAACACCTTCATTGAATTTGATGAAATTAGAGCAGTTTTACCAAGAAGATACAGAATTAAAGGTGAAAAATTTAAAATAGGTGATGTTTTAAAAGCTGTGATAAAGAGTGTTAGAGTTGATAAAAAACAAGGATTAAGATTAGAAATATCAAGAACATCTCCAAAATTTTTAAACGCCTTGCTTGCTTTAGAAGTTCCTGAGATTAAAGATGGTGCTATTGAGATTGTAAATAGCGCTAGAATTCCAGGAGAAAGAGCTAAGGTTTTATTAAGAGCAAATAGTACAAGTGTTGATGCAGTTGGTGCTTGTGTTGGCTCTAAAGGTGTTAGAATTAATGCAATTTCAAAAGAATTAAATGGAGAAAATATTGATTGTATTGAATATTCAAATGAAGCTGCTTTAGTTGTTTCAAGAGCTTTAGCTCCAGCAATAATTAATTCTGTTAATATTCAAGATGATATTGCTCATGTACATATTAACACCGAGCAAAGAAATAAGGCTATTGGAAAACAAGGAATTAATATTAGATTATGCAGTATGATAACAGGTTTGCAAATTCAGCTTAATGAAAATAAAAATGAAGAAAATGGCATAAGTGCTGAAGAAGCAAAAGCGAATTTAGAAAATTTATTTAAGAATATATGA
- a CDS encoding pyridoxal phosphate-dependent aminotransferase codes for MMIDLSKNENTSYKLDISGIFKQIDSNRYSFLKNYLLNEKLAQFYNLSEDNFLLGVGSGECICLCFLYFKTLAQELNKEFQIISTSPTFEVVLDYAKAMNIDIKRINFDENFSLDIKKIRADKNKLNLIYITNPNNPSAYVLSKDEVDYLASLVNDECYLLLDEAYAEFVEDFYTLDFAKSDYIIHTRTFSKIFSLAALRIGYIIASKNFIKNISKFYNPDKINSLALFSAIYALEQKDFIKEARKQISKNRDILISELKRLQIPYIDSKTNFLLHKIKSLKYNEFMLSKGILTGNNFFNYNRVSIGNEEEIKIFIKALNEAKKLDLV; via the coding sequence ATGATGATTGATTTAAGTAAAAACGAAAATACTAGTTACAAACTAGACATAAGTGGGATTTTTAAGCAAATAGATTCAAATAGGTACTCTTTTTTAAAAAATTATCTTTTAAATGAAAAATTAGCGCAATTTTACAATCTAAGTGAAGATAACTTTTTGTTAGGGGTTGGTTCAGGAGAATGTATTTGCCTTTGTTTTTTATATTTTAAAACTTTAGCACAAGAATTAAATAAAGAATTTCAAATTATTAGCACTAGCCCTACTTTTGAAGTTGTTTTAGATTATGCTAAAGCTATGAATATAGATATTAAAAGAATTAATTTTGATGAAAATTTTTCTTTAGATATTAAAAAAATTAGAGCAGATAAAAATAAACTTAATTTAATTTATATTACAAATCCAAACAATCCAAGCGCTTATGTTTTATCAAAAGATGAAGTTGATTACTTAGCAAGCTTGGTAAATGATGAATGTTATTTACTTTTAGATGAAGCTTATGCTGAATTTGTTGAAGATTTTTATACATTGGATTTTGCAAAAAGTGATTATATTATTCATACAAGAACATTTTCAAAGATTTTTTCACTAGCTGCGTTAAGAATTGGTTACATAATTGCAAGTAAAAATTTTATAAAAAACATAAGCAAATTTTATAATCCTGATAAAATAAATTCTTTAGCGCTATTTTCAGCTATTTATGCCTTAGAACAAAAAGATTTTATAAAAGAAGCAAGAAAACAAATTAGTAAAAATCGTGATATTTTAATAAGCGAATTAAAAAGATTACAAATTCCTTATATTGATTCTAAAACTAATTTTTTACTTCATAAAATTAAAAGTTTAAAATATAATGAATTTATGCTTAGTAAGGGCATATTAACTGGAAATAACTTTTTTAATTACAACAGAGTTAGCATTGGAAATGAAGAAGAAATAAAAATTTTTATAAAAGCCTTAAACGAAGCGAAAAAGCTAGATTTAGTATAA
- the flgH gene encoding flagellar basal body L-ring protein FlgH, with product MKKSIFTLSLLAFCACSYTEPSIDMKAPVYVEQLEPKAKADISNPGSLFGKGSNPIFGDNKAMNVNDIVTIIIKEDTIQSSKASKSTSKSTNSNLNAGVFGGLLASINKNTDMSFKTQGGSDFSGSGQASRNDNFQTTISARIIKVLENGNYFIEGKKQILINGEKQIVQISGVIRPYDISGQNTIESKYIADAKILYSTQGELDKATKKNWGTKAVEGAWPF from the coding sequence ATGAAAAAAAGTATTTTTACACTTAGCCTATTAGCATTTTGTGCTTGTTCATATACAGAGCCAAGTATAGATATGAAAGCTCCAGTTTATGTTGAGCAATTAGAACCTAAAGCTAAAGCAGATATTAGCAACCCTGGCTCTTTATTTGGCAAGGGCAGTAATCCAATTTTTGGAGATAATAAGGCTATGAATGTAAATGATATTGTTACAATTATTATTAAAGAAGATACAATTCAAAGCTCAAAAGCTTCAAAAAGCACAAGTAAAAGTACAAATTCAAACTTAAATGCTGGTGTTTTTGGAGGTTTATTAGCTTCTATAAATAAAAATACTGATATGTCTTTTAAAACTCAAGGTGGCAGTGATTTTAGCGGTAGCGGACAAGCAAGTAGAAATGATAATTTTCAAACAACAATAAGTGCAAGAATAATTAAAGTATTAGAAAATGGCAATTATTTTATTGAAGGAAAAAAACAAATTTTAATAAATGGCGAAAAGCAAATAGTACAAATAAGCGGAGTTATAAGACCTTATGATATTAGCGGTCAAAACACTATTGAAAGCAAATATATTGCTGATGCAAAAATTCTTTATTCTACTCAAGGTGAGCTTGATAAAGCAACCAAGAAAAATTGGGGGACAAAGGCTGTTGAAGGAGCTTGGCCTTTTTAA
- the pta gene encoding phosphate acetyltransferase: protein MFYYIRNDKDGLNEAYEFIKTLKNDYEDLAIFQPSACALGCDRLAEYESKLGVKTYYLFKDDEACKAYLEDENEFFKKIILKHQELLQEHKHIFVMNFNAFGVIDALLVNLQISKHLNLNVLTNSTTISQYAQKINIKTQSLSEYKNLKESNFLTPIAFKIKLENLAKKDIKTIVLPEGDDDRILLAASKLLESKAVKLIILGNNQEIAKKASELDINLDDIRTINPGNSQYDEEFANALYEARKAKGLELQKAKELIKDRNYFGTMLVHLGYADAMVSGAACTTADTIRPALQIVKTKPNVSSVSGGFFMCLEDRVLYFADCAVTPNPSPENLAQIAKISADTAQNFGFKANVAMLSYSSANSGSGPSVDATKQACELAKAIDGLNVDGPMQFDCAVDLKTAKSKMPDSKVAANANVFIFPDLNAANICYKAVQRCANAVAIGPILQGLNKPINDLSRGCLVEDIINTCLISAIQAQ from the coding sequence ATGTTTTACTACATTAGAAACGACAAAGATGGCTTAAATGAAGCCTATGAATTTATAAAAACATTAAAAAATGATTATGAAGATTTAGCTATTTTTCAGCCTAGTGCTTGTGCTTTAGGTTGCGATAGATTAGCTGAATACGAAAGTAAATTAGGTGTTAAAACTTATTATCTATTTAAAGATGATGAAGCTTGTAAAGCATATTTAGAAGATGAAAATGAATTTTTTAAAAAAATAATTTTAAAGCATCAAGAATTGCTACAAGAACATAAGCATATTTTTGTTATGAATTTTAATGCTTTTGGTGTTATTGATGCGCTTTTAGTTAATTTGCAAATTAGCAAACACTTAAATCTAAATGTGCTTACAAATTCAACAACAATTAGTCAGTATGCACAAAAAATTAATATAAAAACACAAAGTTTAAGTGAATATAAAAATTTAAAAGAAAGTAACTTTTTAACTCCAATTGCTTTTAAAATTAAGCTTGAAAATCTTGCAAAAAAAGATATAAAAACAATAGTTTTACCAGAAGGTGATGATGATAGAATTTTACTTGCTGCTAGCAAACTTTTAGAAAGTAAGGCTGTTAAGTTAATAATTTTAGGCAACAATCAAGAAATAGCAAAAAAAGCAAGCGAATTAGATATTAATTTAGATGACATAAGAACAATCAATCCAGGAAATTCTCAATACGATGAAGAATTTGCAAATGCACTTTATGAAGCAAGAAAAGCAAAAGGATTAGAGTTGCAAAAAGCAAAAGAGTTAATTAAAGATAGAAATTATTTTGGTACTATGCTTGTTCATTTAGGTTATGCTGATGCAATGGTAAGCGGTGCTGCTTGTACTACTGCTGATACTATTCGCCCTGCTTTACAAATTGTAAAAACAAAGCCTAATGTAAGCTCTGTTAGTGGCGGATTTTTTATGTGTTTAGAAGATAGGGTATTATATTTTGCTGATTGTGCAGTTACACCTAATCCAAGTCCAGAGAATTTAGCTCAAATAGCAAAAATTAGTGCTGATACTGCTCAAAATTTTGGTTTTAAAGCAAATGTGGCTATGCTTTCATATTCAAGTGCAAATAGTGGTAGTGGTCCAAGCGTTGATGCTACAAAACAAGCTTGTGAATTAGCTAAGGCTATTGATGGTTTAAATGTTGATGGTCCAATGCAATTTGATTGTGCAGTAGATTTAAAAACAGCAAAATCAAAAATGCCAGATAGTAAAGTAGCAGCAAATGCAAATGTTTTTATCTTTCCTGATTTAAACGCTGCAAATATTTGCTATAAAGCCGTGCAAAGATGTGCGAACGCTGTTGCGATTGGCCCTATTTTGCAAGGTTTAAATAAACCAATTAACGATTTAAGTCGTGGTTGTTTAGTTGAAGATATTATAAATACATGCTTAATTAGCGCAATTCAAGCTCAATAA
- a CDS encoding acetate kinase: MKKILVLNSGSSSLKFQLFLDEESVASGLVEQIGEKISNAQLKFADKKIEKKEELKNHEEALKIVSLMLKEAGFLNEFSELNAVGHRVVHGGEDFIKATKIDNSNIEKLESISSLAPLHNPANIAGIKTILNLAPNVINVAVFDTAFHQTMPEYAYRYAIADEFYTKDSIRRYGFHGTSHEYVSQKAAEFLGVKQLNAISAHLGNGASISAIKDGKCVDTSMGLTPLEGLIMGTRCGDIDGGALFFMARKHNLSIDELDKICNKKSGMLALCGANDMRDIEDNMQKGDEKSKLAFEMFCYRITKYIGSYLAVTPASALIFTAGIGENDNLVREKVCENLSHLGFEIDKEKNNIRSKEIRNIATSNSKYAILVIPTNEELSIAKQTMAFC; this comes from the coding sequence ATGAAAAAAATATTAGTTTTAAACTCGGGTTCAAGCTCTTTAAAGTTTCAGTTGTTTTTAGATGAAGAAAGTGTTGCTAGTGGTTTGGTTGAACAAATTGGCGAGAAAATTTCAAATGCGCAATTAAAATTCGCAGATAAAAAAATAGAAAAAAAAGAAGAATTAAAAAATCATGAAGAAGCTCTTAAAATAGTATCTTTAATGCTAAAAGAAGCAGGATTTTTAAATGAATTTAGCGAACTTAATGCTGTTGGACATCGTGTTGTTCATGGTGGAGAAGATTTTATAAAAGCAACCAAAATTGATAATTCTAATATAGAAAAACTAGAATCAATAAGCTCTTTAGCACCTTTGCATAATCCAGCAAATATTGCAGGTATTAAAACAATCTTAAATCTAGCTCCAAATGTAATTAATGTTGCTGTTTTTGATACAGCATTTCATCAAACTATGCCTGAATATGCTTATCGCTATGCAATTGCTGATGAGTTTTATACAAAAGACAGCATTAGAAGATACGGCTTTCACGGAACCTCTCACGAATATGTAAGTCAAAAGGCTGCAGAATTTTTAGGTGTAAAACAATTAAATGCAATTAGCGCTCATCTTGGAAATGGTGCTAGTATTAGTGCTATTAAAGATGGTAAATGCGTTGATACTTCTATGGGTCTTACTCCACTTGAGGGATTAATTATGGGAACTAGATGTGGCGATATTGATGGTGGTGCTTTATTTTTTATGGCAAGAAAGCATAATTTAAGCATTGATGAGCTAGATAAAATCTGCAATAAAAAAAGCGGTATGTTAGCTTTATGCGGTGCTAATGATATGAGAGATATTGAAGATAATATGCAAAAAGGCGATGAAAAATCAAAATTAGCATTTGAAATGTTTTGCTATCGCATAACAAAATACATAGGTTCTTATTTAGCAGTAACTCCTGCTAGTGCGTTAATTTTTACTGCTGGTATAGGAGAAAATGATAATTTAGTTAGAGAAAAAGTATGCGAAAATCTTTCTCACTTAGGTTTTGAAATTGATAAAGAAAAAAATAATATTCGCTCAAAAGAAATTAGAAACATAGCAACAAGCAACTCTAAATACGCAATTTTAGTTATTCCAACAAACGAAGAATTAAGCATTGCAAAGCAAACAATGGCATTTTGCTAA
- a CDS encoding tetratricopeptide repeat protein: protein MKKTLCLMAVSLSFVAANDLEKKCNKGNYGACVDLGVSYAEKKNYLKAKNVWLKACKNNHINACANLGILYYEALGVKKDYNKSKEYLTKACDKNHTIACNNLGILYFNAKGMQDYAKAKEYYTKACNNDYAAACNDLGYLYQNKLGVKQDINKAKELYEKACNGGSDTACNNLGILYAEGIMMNVNYPKAIEYFTHTCNKGDIKGCSNLGNLYSIYDDNVKDYNKAAYFLNKACNGGEFGACSNLGNMYFNGFGVEKDYIKAKNLYKLACDNNNANGCLNVGLLHNSGLGVDFDIELAKQYYAKSCKLGIEKACNLYKELINQKF, encoded by the coding sequence ATGAAAAAAACATTATGCTTGATGGCTGTAAGTCTTAGTTTTGTAGCAGCAAATGACTTAGAGAAAAAATGTAACAAGGGCAATTATGGAGCTTGTGTTGATTTAGGAGTTTCGTATGCTGAGAAGAAAAACTATTTAAAAGCAAAAAATGTGTGGCTTAAAGCTTGTAAAAATAATCATATTAATGCTTGTGCTAATTTAGGAATTTTATATTATGAAGCACTTGGGGTAAAAAAAGATTATAATAAATCAAAAGAATATCTTACTAAGGCTTGTGATAAAAATCACACCATTGCTTGCAATAATTTAGGAATTTTATATTTTAATGCAAAAGGAATGCAAGATTATGCTAAGGCAAAAGAATATTACACTAAGGCTTGTAATAATGATTATGCTGCAGCTTGTAATGATTTAGGCTACTTATATCAAAATAAACTTGGTGTAAAACAAGATATTAATAAGGCAAAAGAACTCTACGAAAAAGCTTGTAATGGTGGTTCGGATACTGCTTGCAATAATCTAGGTATTTTATATGCAGAAGGTATTATGATGAATGTAAATTACCCTAAGGCAATAGAATATTTTACACATACTTGCAATAAAGGAGATATAAAAGGTTGTTCTAATTTAGGAAATTTATATAGTATTTATGATGATAATGTAAAAGATTACAATAAAGCAGCATATTTTTTAAATAAAGCTTGTAATGGTGGTGAATTTGGCGCTTGCTCAAATTTAGGTAATATGTATTTTAATGGTTTTGGTGTAGAAAAAGACTATATTAAAGCAAAAAATCTTTATAAATTAGCTTGTGATAACAATAACGCTAATGGCTGCTTAAATGTTGGATTACTGCACAATAGTGGACTTGGTGTAGATTTTGATATTGAATTAGCAAAGCAATATTACGCAAAATCTTGTAAATTAGGTATAGAAAAAGCTTGTAATCTATATAAAGAATTAATAAATCAAAAATTTTAA
- a CDS encoding DnaB-like helicase C-terminal domain-containing protein produces the protein MSKFSDIELEQSILLACVYNNEHIDTAASILKESDFALSLNARIFTFLKNKRRLGENTDLKQLKLNFLDIKDDFWNEFEIKNSMINVLDYCKTLKDLSIKDQLNALLSTTLGELANTQNTVEFTNSLSARIYNILSGVSNTSLKSASVAISEFYEELARVSSLIDKNIIGVDTGFSELNRLTKGFKAGELIILAARPGVGKTTFALNLALNALKKDCGVVFYSLETEAYKIMTKLISSHSSILLQDIITAQLDDIQQVELQESANYLSSKTFFTFDRGELNIEILRSSLRRLKEENPQISLCIIDYIQLMTSLNVNAPRHIQVSEISRGLKLLALELKIPILALSQVNRGVDSRTDKKLFLSDIRESGSIEQDADAIMFLYETQSKEENSEQSSSSRKITLDIAKNRSGDLKQMFLEFDAAKSRFRQIQFDNSPQNTISI, from the coding sequence ATGAGTAAATTCAGTGATATTGAACTAGAACAAAGTATTTTATTAGCTTGTGTTTATAACAATGAACACATTGATACTGCAGCTTCTATTTTAAAAGAAAGCGATTTTGCCCTTAGTTTAAATGCAAGAATTTTTACTTTTTTAAAAAATAAAAGAAGATTAGGCGAAAATACAGATTTAAAACAACTAAAACTTAATTTTTTAGATATTAAAGACGATTTTTGGAATGAATTTGAAATCAAAAACAGTATGATTAATGTCCTAGATTACTGCAAAACTCTAAAAGATTTAAGTATTAAAGACCAATTAAACGCACTCTTAAGCACAACTTTAGGAGAATTAGCAAATACTCAAAATACGGTTGAATTTACAAATTCCTTGAGCGCTAGAATTTATAATATCTTATCAGGAGTTTCAAATACTAGTTTAAAATCAGCCAGTGTTGCAATTAGTGAATTTTATGAAGAATTAGCAAGAGTATCAAGCTTAATTGATAAAAATATAATAGGGGTTGATACTGGTTTTAGCGAGTTAAATAGGCTTACAAAGGGCTTTAAAGCAGGGGAGTTAATAATACTTGCAGCAAGACCAGGTGTTGGAAAAACAACTTTTGCATTAAATCTTGCTCTAAATGCCCTTAAAAAAGATTGTGGAGTGGTTTTTTATAGTTTAGAAACGGAAGCTTATAAAATTATGACAAAGCTTATTTCTTCACATAGTTCAATTTTACTACAAGATATTATTACAGCTCAGCTTGATGATATTCAACAAGTTGAGCTGCAAGAAAGTGCAAATTATTTAAGCTCAAAAACATTTTTTACCTTTGATAGAGGAGAGCTAAATATTGAAATTTTACGCTCAAGTTTAAGAAGGTTAAAAGAAGAAAATCCGCAAATTTCTTTATGTATTATTGATTATATTCAATTAATGACTTCTTTGAATGTAAATGCTCCAAGACATATTCAAGTAAGTGAGATTTCAAGAGGTTTAAAACTGCTTGCCTTAGAGCTAAAAATTCCTATTTTAGCACTTTCTCAGGTAAATAGAGGTGTTGATTCAAGAACGGATAAAAAACTATTTTTATCTGATATTAGAGAAAGTGGTAGCATTGAACAAGATGCTGATGCGATAATGTTTTTATATGAAACTCAAAGCAAAGAAGAAAATTCCGAACAAAGCTCATCATCAAGAAAAATCACCTTAGATATTGCAAAAAATCGTTCTGGAGATTTAAAGCAAATGTTTTTAGAATTTGATGCAGCAAAATCAAGATTTAGACAAATTCAATTTGACAATAGCCCACAAAATACAATTAGTATTTAA